In Achromobacter xylosoxidans A8, a single window of DNA contains:
- a CDS encoding DASS family sodium-coupled anion symporter produces MTAQAAVPASQAPKKTKIPIGLIAGVLVMIGVLMMPLPADLPVAGHRMLAILAFAVVVWITEAVSYEASAIMITTLMAFLLGTAPTIKDPQVIYGTSAAISMALAGFSNSALALVTGALFIAAAMTFTGLDRRIALVTLARVGTSTRRILIGCIAVTIVLSLVVPSATARSAAVVPIMMGVIAAFGVDKRSNIAAGIMIIVAQATSIWNVGIQTAAAQNLLTVGFMEKMLGERVAWSDWLIAGAPWSLIMSAVLIFVVLKLLPPESDSIAGGKEAVEKSLLELGPMTGAQKRLMAVSLMLLLFWSTEGKLHKFDTTSTTYFGLVLLLLPRFGVMTWKDVQSRIPWGTVIVFGVGISLGTALLTTQAGQWLGNQVVAHTGLDHLGPLAIFAILAAFLIVIHLGFASATALTSAMLPILISVLATLPGDFSRLGMTMLLGFVVSYGFILPINAPQNMVCLGTETFNAKQFAKVGIIVTIVGYLLMLLMGMTYWRWLGWL; encoded by the coding sequence ATGACCGCGCAAGCCGCCGTCCCTGCCTCGCAAGCCCCAAAGAAAACCAAAATTCCAATCGGACTCATCGCCGGCGTCCTCGTGATGATCGGCGTGCTGATGATGCCGCTACCCGCCGACTTGCCTGTCGCGGGCCACCGGATGCTCGCCATCCTGGCATTCGCAGTGGTGGTCTGGATTACCGAAGCCGTGTCCTACGAAGCCAGCGCGATCATGATCACGACGCTGATGGCCTTCCTGCTGGGCACGGCTCCGACAATCAAAGACCCGCAAGTCATCTATGGCACCTCGGCCGCGATCAGCATGGCGCTGGCAGGCTTCTCGAACTCGGCGCTGGCGCTGGTCACCGGCGCCTTGTTCATTGCCGCGGCCATGACCTTCACCGGGCTGGACCGGCGCATCGCGCTGGTGACCCTGGCCAGGGTGGGCACCAGCACGCGCCGCATCCTGATCGGATGTATCGCCGTGACCATCGTGCTGAGCCTGGTCGTGCCCAGCGCCACCGCGCGCAGCGCGGCCGTGGTGCCCATCATGATGGGCGTCATCGCGGCCTTCGGCGTGGACAAGCGCTCCAACATCGCCGCCGGCATCATGATCATCGTGGCCCAAGCCACCAGCATCTGGAACGTCGGCATCCAGACCGCCGCCGCGCAGAACCTGCTAACCGTCGGCTTCATGGAAAAGATGCTGGGCGAACGCGTGGCGTGGTCGGACTGGCTGATCGCCGGCGCGCCCTGGTCGCTGATCATGTCGGCCGTGCTGATCTTCGTCGTGCTCAAGCTGCTGCCGCCGGAAAGCGACAGCATCGCGGGAGGCAAGGAAGCCGTCGAGAAGTCGCTGCTTGAACTGGGTCCCATGACCGGCGCGCAAAAGCGCCTGATGGCCGTGTCGCTCATGCTGCTGCTGTTCTGGTCGACTGAAGGCAAGCTGCACAAGTTCGATACCACCTCCACCACCTACTTCGGCCTGGTCCTGCTGCTGCTGCCGCGCTTTGGCGTGATGACCTGGAAAGACGTGCAATCGCGCATCCCATGGGGCACCGTGATCGTGTTCGGCGTCGGCATCAGCCTGGGCACCGCCCTGCTGACGACCCAGGCCGGCCAATGGCTGGGCAACCAGGTGGTGGCGCACACCGGCCTGGACCACCTGGGACCGCTGGCCATCTTCGCGATCCTGGCTGCCTTCCTCATCGTCATCCACCTGGGTTTTGCCAGCGCCACCGCGCTGACCTCGGCCATGCTGCCGATCCTGATCTCGGTGCTGGCCACGCTGCCGGGCGACTTCAGCCGCCTGGGCATGACGATGCTGCTGGGCTTCGTGGTCAGCTACGGCTTCATCCTGCCCATCAACGCGCCGCAGAACATGGTGTGCCTGGGTACGGAAACCTTCAACGCCAAGCAGTTCGCCAAGGTTGGCATCATCGTCACCATCGTCGGCTACCTGCTGATGCTGCTGATGGGCATGACCTACTGGCGCTGGCTGGGCTGGCTGTAA
- a CDS encoding Ldh family oxidoreductase: MKISIAQANEYGRRVLMAQGVPEDIARDVAEHLVESDRVGYTSHGLSILTNYRRVLSEGLAQADGRPELVNDRGAMLAYDGHHGLGQYVGKVVIEKAIERTQEHGQCILTLRHSHHLGRMGHYGEMVAAKGLILLAFTNVINRSPTVAPFGGAQACLTTNPLCFAGPLPGGRPPFIVDMATSSIAVNKARVLAAKGEEAPAGSLIDAQGNPTTDPNALFTDPPGALLPFGGHKGYALGLVAELLAGVLSGGGTIQPEHPRNGVATNNMFALLLDPQVDFNTDWRSMEVGAFIDYLHACKPQPGVEAVQYPGEYEARNRALNEDALTFDSRIWDGLTKLAVDLGVPEALPA, from the coding sequence ATGAAGATTTCGATCGCCCAAGCCAATGAATACGGCCGCCGCGTGCTGATGGCCCAAGGCGTGCCCGAGGACATCGCGCGCGACGTGGCCGAGCACCTGGTCGAGTCCGACCGAGTGGGCTACACCAGCCACGGCCTGTCCATCCTGACCAACTACCGGCGCGTGCTGTCCGAAGGCCTGGCCCAGGCCGACGGCCGGCCCGAACTGGTCAACGACCGCGGCGCGATGCTGGCCTACGATGGCCACCACGGGCTGGGCCAATATGTCGGCAAGGTCGTCATCGAGAAGGCCATCGAGCGCACGCAGGAACACGGCCAGTGCATCCTGACCCTGCGCCACAGCCACCACCTGGGCCGCATGGGCCACTACGGCGAAATGGTGGCGGCCAAGGGCCTGATCCTGCTGGCCTTCACCAACGTGATCAACCGCTCGCCGACCGTAGCGCCTTTCGGTGGCGCGCAGGCTTGCCTGACCACCAACCCGCTGTGCTTCGCCGGCCCGCTGCCTGGCGGCCGTCCGCCGTTCATCGTGGACATGGCCACCAGTTCCATCGCCGTCAACAAGGCGCGGGTGCTGGCGGCCAAGGGCGAGGAAGCGCCTGCGGGATCGCTGATCGATGCCCAGGGCAACCCGACCACCGATCCCAATGCGCTGTTCACCGACCCGCCGGGCGCCCTGCTGCCATTCGGCGGCCACAAGGGCTACGCGCTGGGCCTGGTGGCCGAGCTGCTGGCCGGCGTGCTGTCGGGCGGCGGCACGATCCAGCCCGAGCATCCGCGCAACGGGGTGGCGACGAACAATATGTTCGCGCTGCTGTTGGACCCGCAGGTGGATTTCAATACGGACTGGCGGTCGATGGAGGTGGGCGCGTTCATCGACTACCTGCACGCCTGCAAGCCGCAACCGGGCGTCGAGGCCGTGCAGTACCCGGGCGAGTATGAAGCCCGCAATCGGGCGTTGAACGAGGATGCGTTGACGTTCGACAGCCGAATCTGGGATGGCTTGACCAAGCTGGCCGTCGACCTTGGGGTGCCTGAGGCGTTGCCTGCTTGA
- the rodA gene encoding rod shape-determining protein RodA, giving the protein MKRLGLILLRVFTAFDWPLLAILLMFAALGMTVMHSAVGGTDWRFAEQSRNFIIAFFAMWVMALIPPKWLMKLALPFYVVGVVLLLGVEFFGETSKGATRWLNLGVTRIQPSEMMKIGVPMMLAWYFQRHEGAVRIRDFLAAAAMLAAPFGLIVLQPDLGTALLVFGAGFFVIYFAGLSFKLLVPVMLAGIIAIGTLVYYEDQLCEPEVDWVVLHDYQKHRVCTLLNPSSDPLGKGFHTIQSMIAVGSGGVYGKGYMKGTQTHLDFIPERTTDFIFAVYAEEFGLYGGIAILVLYGLMMARGLTIASRASSQFGRLLVGALTMMLFIYVFVNVGMVTGILPVVGVPLPFMSYGGTALFTMGIAFGIMMSISRHRSVKT; this is encoded by the coding sequence ATGAAACGCCTGGGCCTTATCCTGCTACGCGTGTTCACGGCCTTCGATTGGCCGCTGTTGGCGATCCTGCTGATGTTCGCCGCGCTCGGCATGACGGTGATGCATTCGGCGGTGGGCGGCACCGACTGGCGCTTCGCCGAACAGTCGCGCAATTTCATCATCGCCTTTTTCGCGATGTGGGTCATGGCGCTGATTCCGCCGAAGTGGCTGATGAAGCTGGCCTTGCCCTTCTATGTGGTGGGCGTGGTGCTGCTGCTGGGCGTGGAGTTCTTCGGCGAAACCAGCAAGGGCGCGACCCGCTGGCTGAACCTGGGCGTGACCCGCATCCAGCCTTCCGAGATGATGAAGATCGGCGTGCCCATGATGCTGGCCTGGTACTTCCAGCGCCACGAGGGCGCGGTCCGCATCCGCGACTTCCTGGCCGCCGCCGCCATGCTGGCCGCGCCTTTCGGCCTGATCGTGCTGCAGCCCGACCTGGGTACGGCGCTGCTGGTGTTCGGCGCCGGTTTCTTCGTGATCTACTTCGCGGGCCTGTCGTTCAAGCTGCTGGTGCCAGTGATGCTGGCCGGCATCATCGCCATCGGCACGCTGGTCTACTACGAGGACCAGCTCTGCGAGCCCGAGGTGGACTGGGTGGTGCTGCACGACTACCAGAAGCATCGCGTGTGCACGCTGCTCAATCCCAGCTCCGATCCGCTGGGCAAGGGCTTCCATACGATCCAGTCGATGATCGCGGTGGGCTCGGGCGGGGTCTACGGCAAGGGCTACATGAAGGGCACGCAGACGCACCTGGATTTCATCCCGGAGCGCACTACCGACTTCATCTTCGCCGTGTACGCCGAGGAATTCGGACTGTACGGCGGGATTGCGATCCTGGTGCTGTACGGCTTGATGATGGCGCGCGGGCTGACGATCGCGTCGCGGGCGTCGTCGCAGTTCGGCAGGCTGCTTGTCGGAGCGCTGACGATGATGCTGTTCATCTATGTATTCGTGAACGTGGGGATGGTGACGGGGATTCTGCCGGTGGTGGGGGTGCCGTTGCCGTTCATGAGCTATGGGGGGACGGCTTTGTTCACCATGGGGATTGCGTTTGGGATCATGATGAGTATTAGTCGGCATCGGTCGGTTAAGACCTGA
- the mrdA gene encoding penicillin-binding protein 2 produces the protein MFEFKKTGQQQKQRFRLRAWVGGLFALACFGVLIGRFWYLQVDRYEGLSERADRNRIAVVPIPPRRGEILDRNGEVLARNYRTYTLEVVPAQAGNLNELFQRLTEVVYISPTDQRRFKRRAAESSRYASLQLRNNLNETEAAWFAAHSFQFPGVELRARWVREYPQGASAGHVVGYIGRIAEGDNEELERAGQLGNYRGTDVIGKKGIEKTWEEQLHGRTGLEEVEVTAGGRPMRTLRRIDPVPGSDIMLSIDLGLQKVAEAAFEGQRGALVAIDPDTGEVLAFVSQPSFDPNLFVDGIDVDNWRMLNESPDHPLINRPLYGTYPIGSTYKPFVALAALELGKRRATDRISDPGYYEFGGQKFRNAGGAAYGMTDMHKAIVVSSDTYFYSLGPEIGVNALHDFTKQFGFGQITGIDLEGEKRGVLPSTDWKRSAYKDKERQRWYAGETISVAVGQGYNAFTLLQLAQGTSTLANNGLYRRPHLVHAVRDPRSGVAKPTESAPDYRIPLKQANVDVIKNAMADVVRAGTARRAFANTPYQAAGKTGTAQVFSLRGGHYRASAIDERLRDHALFMGFAPLEHPRIAVALIVENAGWGASVAAPVARKVFDYWLAKDRQDKIVRPDRADPLASVEEIASDVVRR, from the coding sequence ATGTTCGAGTTCAAGAAAACCGGCCAGCAGCAGAAGCAGCGTTTCCGCCTGCGCGCCTGGGTGGGCGGGCTGTTCGCGCTGGCCTGCTTCGGTGTGCTGATCGGCCGGTTCTGGTACCTGCAGGTCGACCGCTACGAAGGCCTGTCCGAGCGCGCCGACCGCAACCGCATCGCGGTCGTACCGATTCCACCGCGGCGCGGCGAGATCCTGGACCGCAATGGCGAGGTGCTGGCGCGCAACTACCGTACTTACACGCTCGAGGTCGTGCCGGCGCAGGCGGGCAATCTCAACGAACTGTTCCAGCGGCTGACCGAAGTCGTGTACATCAGCCCGACCGACCAGCGCCGTTTCAAGCGCCGCGCCGCCGAGTCCAGCCGCTACGCCAGCCTGCAGTTGCGCAACAATCTCAACGAAACCGAGGCCGCCTGGTTTGCGGCGCATTCCTTCCAGTTTCCCGGCGTGGAACTGCGCGCTCGCTGGGTGCGCGAGTATCCACAGGGCGCATCGGCGGGTCACGTGGTCGGCTATATCGGCCGCATCGCGGAGGGCGACAACGAAGAGCTGGAGCGCGCCGGCCAGTTGGGCAACTACCGCGGCACCGATGTCATCGGCAAGAAGGGCATCGAGAAAACCTGGGAAGAGCAGCTGCACGGCCGCACCGGCCTGGAAGAGGTCGAAGTGACCGCGGGCGGTCGGCCCATGCGCACGCTGCGCCGGATCGATCCCGTGCCTGGCTCCGACATCATGCTGTCCATCGACCTGGGCCTGCAGAAGGTGGCCGAAGCGGCTTTCGAGGGGCAGCGCGGGGCGCTGGTCGCCATCGATCCCGATACCGGCGAGGTGCTGGCCTTCGTCTCGCAGCCTTCGTTCGACCCCAACCTGTTCGTGGACGGCATCGACGTGGACAACTGGCGCATGCTGAACGAATCGCCGGACCATCCGCTGATCAACCGGCCGCTGTACGGCACCTATCCCATCGGTTCGACCTACAAGCCTTTCGTGGCCCTGGCCGCGCTGGAACTGGGCAAGCGCCGCGCCACCGATCGCATCTCCGACCCCGGCTACTACGAATTCGGCGGCCAGAAATTCCGCAACGCCGGCGGCGCGGCCTACGGCATGACGGACATGCACAAGGCCATCGTGGTGTCGTCCGACACCTACTTCTATTCCTTGGGCCCCGAGATCGGCGTGAACGCGCTGCACGATTTCACCAAGCAATTCGGCTTCGGCCAGATCACGGGCATCGACCTGGAAGGTGAAAAGCGCGGCGTGCTGCCCTCGACCGACTGGAAGCGCTCGGCCTATAAGGACAAGGAGCGCCAGCGCTGGTATGCGGGCGAGACGATTTCCGTGGCGGTGGGGCAGGGCTACAACGCCTTCACACTGTTGCAGCTGGCGCAAGGCACGTCCACGTTGGCCAACAACGGCCTGTACCGCCGCCCGCACCTGGTGCACGCGGTGCGCGATCCGCGCAGCGGCGTGGCCAAGCCCACCGAGTCCGCGCCCGATTACCGCATTCCTCTCAAGCAGGCCAACGTGGATGTGATCAAGAACGCCATGGCGGACGTGGTGCGGGCCGGCACGGCGCGGCGCGCGTTCGCCAACACGCCTTACCAGGCGGCCGGCAAGACCGGCACCGCGCAAGTGTTCAGCCTGCGCGGCGGCCATTACCGCGCCAGCGCCATCGACGAACGCCTGCGCGACCACGCGCTGTTCATGGGTTTTGCGCCGCTTGAGCACCCCCGCATCGCGGTGGCGCTGATCGTCGAGAACGCCGGTTGGGGCGCCAGCGTCGCCGCGCCGGTCGCCCGCAAGGTGTTCGACTATTGGCTGGCCAAGGATCGCCAGGACAAGATCGTGCGGCCCGATCGCGCGGACCCCTTGGCCTCGGTCGAGGAAATCGCTTCCGACGTGGTGCGCCGATAA
- the mreD gene encoding rod shape-determining protein MreD, giving the protein MDRTKQSSGQATRRLGTPSNVQPDRLSGPAHGVFVWATVLVAWLVSLLPWRLWQGAPDILLLIIAFWCVHEPRRIGLFTAFFFGLLMDVHDAGLLGEHALSYTLVAYGAVVLHRRLQRFDLWSQAMHMLPVFFIARFVTQIIHAWLAGKWPGWDWGISVLLTAALWPLAGWVLHLPQRGVDDAESSSA; this is encoded by the coding sequence GTGGATCGGACTAAGCAATCCTCGGGGCAGGCCACGCGCCGCCTCGGCACCCCCAGCAATGTGCAGCCCGACCGGCTCTCCGGCCCCGCGCATGGCGTGTTCGTCTGGGCCACGGTGCTGGTGGCGTGGCTGGTGTCGCTGCTGCCGTGGCGCCTGTGGCAGGGCGCGCCCGACATTCTGCTGCTGATCATCGCCTTCTGGTGCGTGCACGAGCCGCGCCGCATCGGCCTGTTCACCGCCTTCTTCTTTGGCCTGCTGATGGACGTGCACGATGCCGGCCTGCTGGGCGAACACGCGCTGTCGTACACGCTGGTCGCCTACGGCGCCGTGGTGCTGCACCGCCGGCTGCAGCGGTTCGACCTCTGGAGCCAGGCCATGCACATGCTGCCTGTGTTCTTCATTGCCCGCTTCGTGACCCAGATCATCCATGCGTGGCTGGCCGGCAAATGGCCGGGCTGGGATTGGGGCATCAGCGTGCTCCTGACCGCCGCCCTGTGGCCGCTGGCGGGCTGGGTTCTGCACTTGCCGCAGCGCGGTGTCGACGACGCCGAATCTTCCTCCGCCTGA
- the mreC gene encoding rod shape-determining protein MreC, whose translation MQRQGTPPLFRRGPPAEVRLVVLVVLALALIVMDSQWRMLEPARRTISVALYPFQRAVMAPRDLVQQVNEWVNAANLIRSENEALQRQRIELAQVTTHGAQLAAENSQLRRLLGVTDTVAQSAVVVEVMYEPTNAFTQRLVFNKGSKAGLAPGMPVIDEGGVVGQIVRVTPMTAEAALVTDEQVSIPVQLLRNGLRLIAFGGNSPGKMEVRYLAANADIKEGDTIVTSGVGGLFPAGLPVAKVTSVERDTASGFARAVCEPLAHPERYRHFLVLQVDVERAESNRQEVDSGGSD comes from the coding sequence ATGCAACGACAAGGGACTCCTCCCCTATTCAGGCGCGGCCCACCCGCGGAGGTGCGGCTGGTCGTTCTGGTCGTCCTTGCTCTGGCCCTGATCGTCATGGATTCGCAATGGCGCATGCTGGAACCGGCGCGCCGGACGATATCCGTGGCGCTGTACCCCTTCCAGCGCGCCGTCATGGCGCCGCGCGACCTCGTCCAGCAAGTGAACGAATGGGTCAACGCGGCCAATCTCATCCGTAGCGAAAACGAAGCCCTGCAACGCCAGCGCATCGAGCTGGCCCAGGTGACCACGCATGGCGCCCAACTGGCCGCAGAAAATTCGCAGTTGCGCCGGCTGCTGGGCGTGACCGACACCGTGGCGCAATCCGCGGTGGTGGTCGAGGTCATGTACGAACCCACCAACGCGTTCACGCAGCGCCTGGTGTTCAACAAGGGCAGCAAGGCTGGCCTGGCCCCGGGCATGCCGGTGATCGACGAAGGTGGCGTGGTCGGACAGATCGTGCGCGTCACGCCGATGACCGCCGAGGCGGCGCTGGTCACCGACGAGCAGGTCTCCATTCCCGTGCAGCTACTGCGCAATGGCCTGCGCCTGATCGCGTTCGGCGGCAACTCGCCCGGCAAGATGGAAGTCCGTTACCTTGCCGCCAATGCCGACATCAAGGAAGGCGATACTATCGTTACCAGCGGCGTCGGCGGCCTGTTCCCGGCCGGCCTGCCGGTGGCCAAGGTGACCTCGGTCGAACGCGATACCGCCTCCGGCTTTGCGCGCGCCGTGTGCGAACCGCTGGCCCATCCCGAACGCTACCGCCACTTCCTGGTTCTGCAGGTCGATGTGGAACGCGCCGAGTCCAACCGTCAGGAGGTCGATTCCGGTGGATCGGACTAA
- a CDS encoding rod shape-determining protein, translated as MFGFLRSYFSSDMAIDLGTANTLIYVRGKGIVLDEPSVVAIRHEGGPHGKKIIQAVGHEAKQMLGRVPGNIEAIRPMKDGVIADFTVTEQMLKQFIRMVHPRNMLAPSPRIIVCVPCGSTQVERRAIRESALGAGASHVFLIEEPMAAAIGAGLAVSDASGSMVVDIGGGTTEVAVISLGGMVYKGSVRVGGDKFDEAIVNYIRRNYGMLIGEPTAELIKKEIGSAFPGSEVREIEVKGRNLAEGVPRSFTVSSNEILESLTDPLNQIVSAVKIALEQTPPELGADITDKGIALTGGGALLRDLDRLLQEETGLPVVVADDPLTCVVRGCGEALEHLEKLGAIFIND; from the coding sequence ATGTTCGGATTCCTGCGCAGTTATTTTTCCAGCGATATGGCGATCGACCTCGGTACCGCCAATACGCTGATTTACGTCCGCGGCAAGGGCATCGTGCTCGATGAACCGTCCGTGGTCGCAATCCGTCATGAAGGCGGTCCCCACGGCAAGAAGATCATCCAGGCCGTCGGGCACGAAGCCAAGCAGATGCTTGGCCGCGTTCCCGGCAATATAGAGGCCATCCGGCCCATGAAGGACGGCGTCATCGCCGACTTCACGGTCACCGAGCAGATGCTCAAGCAGTTCATCCGCATGGTGCACCCCCGCAACATGCTGGCGCCCAGCCCGCGCATCATCGTTTGCGTGCCCTGCGGCTCCACCCAGGTTGAACGCCGCGCCATCCGTGAATCGGCCCTGGGCGCGGGCGCGTCCCACGTCTTCCTGATCGAAGAACCCATGGCCGCGGCCATCGGCGCCGGTCTGGCCGTGTCCGACGCCAGCGGCTCCATGGTCGTCGACATCGGCGGCGGCACCACCGAAGTGGCGGTCATCTCGCTGGGCGGCATGGTCTACAAGGGCTCGGTGCGCGTCGGCGGCGACAAGTTTGACGAAGCCATCGTCAACTATATCCGCCGCAACTACGGCATGCTGATCGGCGAACCCACCGCCGAACTGATCAAGAAGGAAATCGGCTCGGCGTTCCCGGGTTCCGAAGTCCGCGAGATCGAGGTCAAGGGCCGCAACCTGGCCGAAGGCGTGCCGCGCAGCTTCACGGTCTCGTCCAACGAGATCCTGGAATCGCTGACGGATCCGCTGAACCAGATCGTTTCCGCCGTGAAGATCGCGCTGGAACAGACTCCGCCCGAACTGGGCGCCGACATCACCGACAAGGGCATCGCCCTGACCGGTGGCGGCGCGCTGCTGCGCGACCTGGACCGCCTGCTGCAGGAAGAGACCGGCCTGCCCGTCGTGGTCGCGGACGATCCGCTGACCTGCGTCGTGCGCGGTTGCGGCGAGGCGCTGGAACACCTTGAGAAACTGGGCGCCATCTTCATCAACGACTAA
- the gatC gene encoding Asp-tRNA(Asn)/Glu-tRNA(Gln) amidotransferase subunit GatC gives MALNDTDVARIARLARIELTPDQRTLAQAELNGILHLIERLQSVDTQGVEPLAHPLSAHEDIVLRLREDAVTEPSSEARREELLANAPDAQEGLFLVPKVLD, from the coding sequence ATGGCGCTCAATGACACAGATGTGGCCCGCATTGCCCGGCTGGCCAGAATCGAACTGACCCCCGACCAGCGCACCCTCGCGCAGGCCGAACTCAACGGCATCCTCCACCTGATCGAACGGCTCCAGTCCGTCGACACCCAGGGGGTCGAACCCCTGGCCCACCCGCTGTCCGCCCACGAAGACATCGTGCTGCGACTGCGTGAAGATGCCGTGACCGAACCCAGCTCGGAGGCCCGCCGCGAAGAGCTGCTGGCCAACGCCCCCGACGCCCAGGAAGGCCTGTTCCTGGTTCCCAAGGTCCTGGATTAA
- the gatA gene encoding Asp-tRNA(Asn)/Glu-tRNA(Gln) amidotransferase subunit GatA has product MTKPALHTQFKGIAALRAALAQRQVSAVELAQSALAAAETASGLNCFLHIDAELTLAQARAADSALAAGSAGPLAGIPIAHKDAFVTRGWRTTAGSKMLEGYVSPFDATVVERLGEAGAVSLGKLNCDEFAMGSGNENSAYGAVKNPWDHAAVPGGSSGGSAAAVAARLVAAATGTDTGGSVRQPAALCGVSGIKPTYGTVSRYGMVAFGSSLDQAGPLAESARDLLELLDVISGFDPRDATSLEKCDAATNEPGRVRRDFEAAQGRFDAAGSQPLKGLRIGVPAEYFGAGLAPDVAAAVEAALAQFEALGAVRVPVSLPRTELAIPAYYVIAPAEASSNLARYDGVRYGHRAAQYGDLNEMISRSRAEGFGDEVKRRILIGTYVLSHGYYDAYYLQAQRLRRLIAQDFQRAYADQCDVIMGPVTPTVAKNIGDNRDDPTADWLADVYTLGVSLAGLPAMSIPCGFGGAGNQRPVGLQIIGNYFDEGRLLAIADRYQQVTDWHTRAPVQQG; this is encoded by the coding sequence ATGACGAAACCCGCTCTGCACACCCAATTCAAGGGGATCGCCGCCCTGCGCGCGGCCCTTGCGCAACGCCAGGTCAGCGCCGTCGAGCTCGCCCAAAGCGCCTTGGCGGCCGCCGAAACGGCCAGCGGCCTGAATTGCTTTTTACATATTGACGCCGAATTGACGCTGGCCCAGGCCCGCGCCGCCGACTCAGCCCTGGCTGCCGGCTCGGCCGGCCCGCTGGCCGGCATCCCGATCGCCCACAAGGACGCCTTCGTCACCCGCGGCTGGCGCACCACCGCCGGCAGCAAGATGCTCGAGGGCTACGTCAGCCCGTTCGACGCCACCGTCGTAGAGCGCCTGGGCGAGGCCGGCGCCGTGTCGCTCGGCAAGCTGAACTGCGACGAATTCGCCATGGGTTCCGGCAACGAGAACTCCGCCTACGGCGCCGTGAAGAACCCCTGGGACCACGCCGCCGTGCCTGGCGGCTCCTCGGGCGGTTCGGCCGCCGCCGTGGCCGCCCGCCTGGTGGCCGCCGCCACCGGCACCGACACCGGCGGCTCGGTGCGCCAGCCCGCCGCCTTGTGCGGCGTCAGCGGCATCAAGCCCACCTACGGCACCGTGTCCCGCTACGGCATGGTGGCCTTCGGCTCCAGCCTGGACCAGGCCGGCCCGCTGGCCGAAAGCGCCCGCGACCTGCTCGAACTGCTGGACGTCATCAGCGGCTTCGACCCGCGCGACGCCACCAGCCTGGAAAAATGCGACGCCGCCACCAACGAGCCCGGCCGCGTCCGGCGCGACTTCGAGGCGGCCCAGGGCCGCTTCGACGCCGCCGGCAGCCAACCGTTGAAGGGCTTGCGCATCGGCGTGCCCGCCGAATACTTCGGCGCCGGCCTGGCGCCTGACGTGGCCGCCGCGGTCGAAGCCGCGCTGGCCCAATTCGAGGCGCTGGGCGCCGTGCGCGTGCCGGTGTCGCTGCCGCGCACCGAGCTGGCCATTCCCGCCTATTACGTCATCGCCCCCGCCGAAGCCTCCAGCAACCTGGCACGCTACGACGGCGTGCGCTACGGCCACCGCGCCGCCCAGTACGGCGACCTGAACGAAATGATCAGCCGCTCGCGCGCCGAAGGCTTCGGCGACGAGGTCAAGCGCCGCATCCTGATCGGCACCTACGTGCTGTCCCATGGCTACTACGACGCCTACTACCTGCAGGCACAGCGTCTGCGCCGCCTGATCGCGCAGGACTTCCAGCGCGCCTATGCGGACCAGTGCGACGTGATCATGGGTCCGGTGACGCCCACCGTGGCCAAGAACATCGGCGACAACCGCGACGATCCCACCGCCGACTGGCTGGCGGACGTCTACACCCTGGGCGTGAGCCTGGCCGGGCTGCCCGCCATGTCGATCCCCTGCGGTTTCGGTGGCGCTGGCAACCAGCGCCCGGTAGGCCTGCAGATCATCGGCAACTACTTCGACGAAGGCCGCCTGCTGGCCATCGCCGACCGCTACCAACAAGTGACGGACTGGCACACGCGTGCCCCGGTCCAGCAAGGCTGA